In Paenibacillus dendritiformis, the DNA window TGACCCGCACCTTCACCGTATGCACGCCGTCCGCGAGCGGCACCGGCGGAATATGCGTGATTTTGCCCTTAGGCGGGTACAGACTATGCGGCACGAGCTTCCCGTCGACCATCATGCGGATCGACTCGGGATCGATAAGCGTCGTGCCCGGATGGGCCGCCGGATCATACCCGGCATCCTCGGCGTACACATGAATCTCCGGCGTCGCCGTATCCACCGTGCTGCCGTCAGCCGGGGCGAAGTCCTTCAAGATCGGCGGATCCAGATCATCATCAGCCGGCCCGTACAGCGCCCGAATCTGATCGATATAAATAACCCCTGCCGTCTTGTTGTCATTCTTCGTCTCCATGTACCGGATCGGGCGATCCATCGTTAACGGCAACGGCCTGCCCTTCGGCACCTCCGCCTCCAGGTAGCGCCATCCGGTGAAATCAACGCCAACCTTCTCCTCCGTGAAGTCAAGGGCCACTGCCGCATTATTGCCGTCGCGGATCTGGCCGCGCAGCCAGTGCGCCTTGCCGTCGCCGTAGACCCAGACACTGATCTTCTCCGGATACCCCGGAATCTGGATGCGCGACGCATCATCCTTCACGGCCAGATAGGCGCCGGATATGCCAACTGTATCGGTGAAATCATATTCCAGCTTGGCCGAGGAAGAACCGAAGCGGACGAAATCCTCGTTCGTCTCTGCACTGACGCGGACACTTTGGTACCGGTCCCCGCTTGTCGTCAAATACCGGTCCATGCCCGATTCGAAATCCTCCAAAATGACGGGAGGCAATCCGACATTCACCTCCATCGAGGCTTCAATGCCTCCGTAAGCGGCGACAATGCGTCCGCTCTTCTCCGTCTCTTCCGTCGCCGTGAAGACGCCGTTCTCGTCGATCGTCCCAATCGGCCCCTCCACCCGCCAAGTGAAGCGGCGGTTGTCGGCCACGATGTCCTGCCCGTCCCGCAGAGCGCTCACCGGAAGGGTAACCCTCTCGCCGGATGCGAAGGTGCGGACGGTATCCGGGAAGCGCAGCTCGGTCAACTCCTTCACCACCTCGACCTCCCCTTGGCCAGTCAAGCCGCCGAGAGAGACCTTTACCTCGGCGAATCCGGCGGAATCGCCTGCCGTGAACAAGCCGTTCTCGTCGATGGTTCCCATCGCCGGATCGACGCTCCATTGCGGTGTGCCCGCAACTTGAGCCGGGTGGCCGTTCGCATCGATGCCCGCCGTCTGGAACGTGTAGGAAGACCCGGCCAGCACCCGCTCCAGATTCGGCTGCACCGCCAGGCTCGCCGCCTCTCCCTCCGGCGCCTTGTTCACGAGCAGCAGCCCGTTGGCCGTCTTCCGCTCCCCGCCGTCGGACGGGCGGTTCAAGATGCGGCGCTCCGGCATGCCCGGCAGCCGCGCCACGAACGTGGAGGAGCCGCCGCCATCGAGACAGAGCGCGTTGACGACGCCGATGTCCTTCATCACCTTCGCCAGGTCGTCATACGACACGCCCTCGCTGAAGCCCGGCGCCCGGCCGTCAATCTCGATCATGACCAGCGAGCCGTCGGCCTTCGTGCCGATCGCGACGCGCGGATAGAGCGCCTTGTCGCTCTGCGGCTGCACCTCGCCGTCCTTCAACAGTTGGGCCACGCCGCCGATGGCCATCTTCACGTCGCGCCACGCTTCCTCCAGCTCGAAATCGATCGTGACTTCATCGCCGACCCGAAGTCCCTGTAGCAGCTCGCGATAGGATCCCGCCGCCGACAAGACGACCTTGCCCTCGGCGAGCGGCGTATCGCCCGCATGCAGCCTTAACTCGGACACCTTCAGCTTCAGCGTCTGCCCGCTCTTCACCTCGCCGGACCGTACGTCCAGCACCACCTCGTCTCCAAGCTGATTCGTCATCGTCGATGTATGGAAGGCGGACGTATACAGCATCAGCTTGTCTCCCGTGCCGCGCATGCGGTTGATGTCCGATAGTTCCACATCCTTGCCGCCGATATGCAGCGTCCGCTTGAGGGCCGGACTCAACCCGTAGACGGTCGTGCCGTCTTCCTTCAGGCCGAAGGCATACCAACTGGCAGGCTCGGGCGGGCTGACGAGAATCTCGCCGTCTCCCATGAAGAGACCGAGCGGCACGCCGGTGGACATATCATAGAAATCGCCGTTGATGGCCGCGATGACCCGGTTCCCCTGCTTGTCCGCATCGCTCGCCATCTTGGTCACCCCCTGCATGCCGTACACTTTGCCGTCCGTCATGCCCGGCTGCAGATCGAGCGCCTCATTCTTCGGATCGAATTCGATGAAATGCACCTTCTCCAAGCCTTGCGGAAGCTTCATGTTGTACCAGGTGTACGTGGCTCCCGGGCCGATCTCCATCTGCCTCCGATCAAGCACCTGCCCGAACTCGGTCTGCGGCAGCCCGGCAGCCAGAGCTTGTCCGGCGGGAGCGAGCAGCGGCCAGAGCAGGCACAGGCTCAGAAGCAAGGCCGGCCTCTTTCGTTTCCATTTCATCCCTTATCCATTCCTCCTAAAATAAAATTTCAGAGAGCTCCCTTAAGAACCAATATGTATGCCGCCGGGAGCGCCGATATGTGTTTCAATCCGCCTCTATGTCCTTCTAAAGTGTCAAACGCAGCAGATCCCTCCACCCGCCTTTCACGCAGCAATCTGAATTCAAAGTAGCATAAAAATCCGCTCCCGGGCCGTCCGAAGCCCATTCTTATCAAAATCTTATCAATTCGCCGTGCCCGGTTCGCATGCCTTAAAATTAAAATAACAAAAATAATGTTAATTTTATTACAATATGCACTTACTTTTAATAAGTAATGATGGTAAAATAGGACAAACAATGATTTTCGAGGAGGACGGTTCACAATGACACAAGATTTTGAAGCTATCATCAAAGGAAGACGATCCGCCAATAAGTTTATAAAGAACGTGGCTATCTCCGAGTCGGAGCTGGAAGAGATCTTCTCGCTGGTGAAGTTCGCCCCGTCCGCATTCAATTTACAGCATGCGCATTATGTTGCCGTAACGGATGGAGAGCTCAAGGAGCAGATATACGAGGCAGCGAACAAGCAATACAAGGTGAAGACGGCTTCCGGCGTCATTGTCGTGTTGGGCAGCATGGAAGCTCATCTGAAGGCACGGGAGCTGAACGAAGGGTTGGTCCATCTTGGCGTGCTGAGTCAGCAGGAAGTGGACATGGTGGCAGAGGATACCATCCGATTCTATGAAGAGCGCGGAGAGACGTTCAAACGGGATGAGGCGATTCGCAATGCCAGCCTGTCCGCCATGCAGTTCATGCTCGCGGCCAAGGCCAAGGGGTGGGACACCTGCCCGATGATCGGCTTCGATCCGGACAAAGTGCAGGCGATTCTGAATATTCCCGCCACCTATATTCCGGTCATGCTGATCACGATTGGCAAGCAAGATACATCCAGCCTGCGGCCGCGCGGTTACCGCAAGCCGGTGCGGGAATTTGTGACGCACCAGCGCTTTTAACCGGGACTATTCGATCACGATTCACAGGCGGGAAGCTTTTTTTCAATACATAGCACGCCAAAAAGGGACTTTCCCATAGGCATTGAATCATGACGCAGGGCAAGACGGGATAATAGAGACTAGAAGTGGAAAAGACGGCGGCGGGACTGGCGGCGGAAGAGCGTCGAGGCAGTGAATCCAGGATTTGTGCACGAAGGGTGGAGATGTCCATTGACCTATTCCAAACCTTGGCCCCCAGAGCGTTTTCAGTTGATTTTTTCTAGAGACGAGATCCACCATATAAAAATGAAGTGGCGAAAATCCCCATGGACTTCTCAACGGCCTGATTTTACGGGATCCAAGAGACCGCGTCGGATCCTGGAGGCATCGTTGCCTACTGGGGCTTGAACATGTGGAGGGAATTGCTGCTATTTTACAGGAATTTCGACTCAATGCGTCCACATCCCGAGGAATTGCTGCAAAACTACATCATTTTAGGCCCTTTTGCTTCAAGTCGAAGCGAAACGGGTGAAATTCCTGCCGTTTTGCAGGATTCCCTTTCTGGGAAAGTCGTCCCTATCGAAATGCTGCATTTGCGCAGCATTTCGCTTACCGAATAGGCGTGTCTGGAGAAATCGTGCAGTTTGGCGGATTTCGCGCCATAGCGTTTTAAATCGATTTTTTCTACTGAGAAACGAGAGCCGCCACACAGGGGAAAACTGTACTTTCGCAGCTTTTTCGGCAAGTCGCGCTGTGTGGAGCAGGGTGTGGCTGTCCCACTGTAATTAAAACCTACTTATGGAACAGCCCTTCCTCTTCCACGGCCGATTGATTTCTCGACTCCGCCTTCCCGGCTTCCGCCAAGAACGTTCAAGAGCCGCTGCTGTAGCCTTTGCGCTCAGCCGCTTGCGGATACCCGCGATTGTCCCCTTTCCGCAGACGGTGCTGGCGCAGCCACTCCTCAAGGGCCCCCGAGCCGAACAGGACGCCGATCAGGATGAGCACGAACCCTGACATTTGCACGAGCGTGACCGCCTCGCCCAGCAGGAGAGATGAGCCAATCAAGGCGAAAAACGGATTCAGATTGATGAAGATCGACGCCTCCGCGGCGCCCACCTGGCCAATCGCGTAATTGTACGTCATATGCCCGACAGCCGTCGCGATCACGGCCGAACCGAGGAAGACCGCCCACAGCCCGATATCGGTCTGCGCCATGCTGGCCATCCCCTCCGGCTCCAGCACCCAACTTAACGCGTACAATCCGAAAGACCCGAAGAACAGCATATATCCCGTCATCAGCCGCGGATCGAGCGTGGCGGCCATTTTTTTAATCAGAATGAAGCTTATCGCCTGCGCCAGAATGGCCAGGAACACATACACATCCCCGATCGAGACGCCGCTCATCCCCGAGCTCCCATGGGTGACGATGAAGGCGACGCCGGACAAACCGAGCACGATGCCGGTCATATTGAACCAGGTCATCCGGGTGCCCAGGAACAGAATCGCCATCAGCGTCGTCAATAACGGCCCCAGGCCGAGAATCAAGCCGCTGTTGGAAGCCGACGTATTCGCCAGGCCAAGCGACAAAAAATAATGATGCCCCACTACATTAAACAAGGAAGCGATCAGCACATAGCCCCATTCCTTGCCCCGCAGCAGCCGCAGCTGACGCATCGGTATGAGCAGCAGGAACACGCTCAGCGCCGCCGTCATAATGCGGAATGCAGTCATGGTGACCGGCATGAAATGCGTCACCAGCACCTTCGTCGCCGTCACGTTCAAGCCCCATGCAACCATCACGCCGACCAGCATCAGATAGATGGCGTATTTTTTCACGCAAACCCACTTCTTTCTGTCTGACTTCGGAAGAATAATGGATGATTTCTTCTGTAACTTATCCATCCTCTCATATCCGCGCCATTTGTCAAGACCGGGGAGTCTCTCCCATTTCCTGAAGACATTCCTTGCGATGCAGCAAGCGCATACATATCCCGCGATCACGGATCGATCCCTCCGGCTTCGCCTGCTCCTTCCGCATGATTGAATTTCCTTTGGCAAATACTGAAAATATTACATCTAAAAGCGGAGGCCATCATGAAACATATCATTTCCATTTACGCGAATGACCTGAAGCGAATCGGATCCAATTGGGCCGCCACAGTCATCATTCTCGGCTTGAGCATTCTTCCGTCCCTGTATGCGTGGTTCAATATTGAAGCATCGTGGGACCCGTACAGCAATACGCGCGGCATCAAAATCGCCGTCGTCAACCTTGATCACGGGGACGTGATTATGGACAAGCCCGTCAATATCGGCAATGAGGTCATTGAGAATCTAAAGACCAATACGCTCATCGGGTGGACCTTCGTCGGCAAGGACGAAGCGATGCGGGGCGTCAGCCACGGCGATTACTACGCCGCCATCCTCATTCCGGAGGACTTCTCCGCCCGTATCGGATCCGTGCTGTCGAACGAGCCGATCAAGGCCGAGATCCTCTACTTTGTGAATGAAAAAATAAATGCCGTCGCTCCCAAAATTACATCCAAGGGCGCCACCGGCATCATCGAGGAGGTCAGCGACAACTTCGTCAGAACGGCCAACCGGACGATTTTCAAAATCTTCAATGAACTCGGAGTCCAGCTGTCCAATGAGCTGCCGACCATTGAGAAGGTGAAGAACCTCGTCTTCAAACTGGAAAACTCATTCCCCCGCTTCTCGGATGCGGTGAACACCGCGATGAGGGACGTGACGACCGCGGACCGGATCGTGAACGAGGCCTTGAATAATCTGCCCACCGTCGCCCAATTGGCGAAGGACGCGCAGCAATTCTCGTCCAAGCTCGCGGACTTGCTCCAGTACAGCCGGGAAGGCATCGAGACCATCTCCCCGTTCATTAAGCAGGACCTGAGCACCCTGCAGCAGGCCGCGGAATCGGTGAACCAGGTGACGGCGATTCTTCAGAACGTCACCGCCGACCCGTCGCTGGCCAGCAAGGGGCTTGGCCGGCTGTCGGAGAAGCTGGGCGCCGCCGTGAAGATTGCGGACAGCGCGGCCGATTGGTTCCACCGGCTCAGCCAAGCGGTCACCGGCGGACAGCTCCATGGCGTAACCGATAGATTGCGGCAGCTCTCGGACAAGCTCGCCCAGCAGGCCGCGACCGTCAATGAGATCAAGGCCGCGGTCGATCGCGGCGAGGACGTCGGGGCCGATCTGCTGGACCATCTCCATCGGCTGTCCGAGGATGCGGGAGCCATTGCGGGGGATATGCTGAACCGGTACGACAGCGAGATTCAACCTGCCATGCTGCAGGGCGTGGACAAAGCGGCCGGGGACATCGCCAAAGTGCGGCAAGTGCTCCAGGATGCCATCAAAAATATTCCGGACATCGAGACGTTGTTGAAGGACGCCTCGAAGGTGATCGCCATCGGCACCGAGAAAATTCCGGCAATTCAGAAGAACCTGCCTGCCGTTCAAGCCAAAATTACGGAATTTGCCGATAAAATCCGTGCGTTTGAGGAGCAGGGCGATATTGCCGAAATTATCGATCTGCTGAAGAACAACTTCGAGAAGGAGAGCGAATTCTTCGCCGAGCCGGTCATCCTGAAGGAGAACAAGCTGTTCCCGATTCCGAACTACGGTTCGGCCATGTCTCCGTTCTTCACGACGCTGTCTCTCTGGGTCGGGGCGCTGCTGCTCGTCTCGCTGCTGACGGTGGAAGTCCATGAGGAGGGCAAGCATTATACGAATGTGCAAATCTATTTCGGCCGGTACTTCACCTTCCTGACCATCGCGCTGCTCCAGTCGCTGTTCGTAACCGCCGGCGATATTTATCTGCTGAAGACCTACGTGCTCCATCCGGGCTGGTTCATCGTCTTCGGCCTTATCATCAGCGCCGTCTTCATGCTTGCCGTCTACACGCTGGTCTCGGTCTTCGGCAACGTAGGGAAGGCGCTCGCCATCGTGCTGCTCGTCCTGCAGCTGGCCGGCTCCGGAGGCACCTTTCCGATTCAGACAACACCGCCTTTTTTCCAGGCGATTCATCCGTTCCTGCCGTTCACCTATGCCATCAGCATGATGCGGGAAGCGGTCGGCGGCATACTATGGGATATCGTGCGGCGCGACATCATCGTCTTGGCGGTCGTCGCCGGCCTCTTCCTCCTCATCGGCCTCGTCCTCAAAAGCCCGATCAACAAGGCAAGCGCGGGGCTGGTGCGAAAAGCGAAGGAGAGCAAGCTGATCCATTGACCTGTAATTTCTGCCATACCGGGGAGGCCTTTCCCAACAAGGCCTCTTTATTCCCGCATCCCCCCCTGTTACAATGAGAGAGGCAGCAAGAAAAATGGGGGCGTGACACGAATGCGCTTTTTTCATCATGCAACGGATGAGATACGTAGCTGGAACCGCAATATCCAGCTGTTTTTTATTGCCAACCTTCTCTACCAGATCGGAACCGGCATGTTCTCCGTTCTGTATAATCTATATGTGCAATCTCTCGGCTATAACGATCAGATGAACGGGACCATCATCAGCGTGCAGTCCTTGGCGACGGCAATCCTGTTCATCCCGATCGGACTGCTTGGAGACCGCTCCAGCCGCAAGCGGATTCTGATTGCCGGCTCGCTGGTGACGGGCATCAGCTTCATGCTGCGCGCCTTCGCCGAAGCCCCGCTGAGCCTGCAGGTGCTGGCCGTCTTTACCGGCATATTCGCAGCCTTTTTCCAGGTAATCGCGATTCCTTTCCTGGCGGAAAATACGCCGAAGGAGCAGCGTCTGAAGCTGTTCAGCTACCATTCCTCGATGGTGCTGGCCGCACAGGTGCTGGGGAGCATGGGCGGCGGCTATCTGGCCGACGTCCTGCAGGCGTTCGGCTGGAGCAAGATTGTCAGCCTCCAGTCGGTGCTGCTCATCGGCGGCGCAGCCAGCTTCGCGGCCTTCCTGCCGCTGCTGCTGGTGAAGGAGAGCAAGCGGGCCGCCCGGAAGCCGGAGCCCGCTCCCGCCCCGGCGCCTTCGCAGGCTTCCGAACCGGCGCCCGCCGCAGCCAAGCAGCGGGAATGGAAGGTCATCCGGCGCCTGACGTTCTGCCAGCTTCTCGTCGGCCTCGGCTCCGGCCTGGTCGTGCCGTACTTGAACCTCTATTTCACGAACCGGTTCTCCGTCTCGCTGACCGCCGTCGGATTGCTGATCTCGCTCGGCCAGGTGATGACCATCGTCTCGATGCTTATCGGCCCGACCTTGGTCCACCGCGTCGGGCAAGTGCGCGCCGTCGTCTTATTTCAGCTGATGTCCTTGCCGTTCCTGCTGTTGACGGGATTCACGAACCTGCTGCTCATTGCATCCATCAGCTTCCTGTTCCGGCAGGCGCTCATGAACGCGGCCAATCCGATTCAATCCGCCATCATGGTCGACCGCATATCGGATTCGAGACGTGGTATCGCTAACTCGCTGACCCAGACCGCCTTTATGCTCGGGTGGGCCAGCATGGGCTCCGTGCAGTCGTTCCTCGTGACCTCGTACGGCTACTATTGGGGCTATGCGATGACCTTCTCCATTACCGGCGTCCTATACGTGACCTCGGC includes these proteins:
- a CDS encoding MFS transporter, producing MRFFHHATDEIRSWNRNIQLFFIANLLYQIGTGMFSVLYNLYVQSLGYNDQMNGTIISVQSLATAILFIPIGLLGDRSSRKRILIAGSLVTGISFMLRAFAEAPLSLQVLAVFTGIFAAFFQVIAIPFLAENTPKEQRLKLFSYHSSMVLAAQVLGSMGGGYLADVLQAFGWSKIVSLQSVLLIGGAASFAAFLPLLLVKESKRAARKPEPAPAPAPSQASEPAPAAAKQREWKVIRRLTFCQLLVGLGSGLVVPYLNLYFTNRFSVSLTAVGLLISLGQVMTIVSMLIGPTLVHRVGQVRAVVLFQLMSLPFLLLTGFTNLLLIASISFLFRQALMNAANPIQSAIMVDRISDSRRGIANSLTQTAFMLGWASMGSVQSFLVTSYGYYWGYAMTFSITGVLYVTSAICYFFMFREDRPNRTGRFRRRPRTGSAPAI
- a CDS encoding nitroreductase family protein, producing MTQDFEAIIKGRRSANKFIKNVAISESELEEIFSLVKFAPSAFNLQHAHYVAVTDGELKEQIYEAANKQYKVKTASGVIVVLGSMEAHLKARELNEGLVHLGVLSQQEVDMVAEDTIRFYEERGETFKRDEAIRNASLSAMQFMLAAKAKGWDTCPMIGFDPDKVQAILNIPATYIPVMLITIGKQDTSSLRPRGYRKPVREFVTHQRF
- a CDS encoding DMT family transporter; its protein translation is MKKYAIYLMLVGVMVAWGLNVTATKVLVTHFMPVTMTAFRIMTAALSVFLLLIPMRQLRLLRGKEWGYVLIASLFNVVGHHYFLSLGLANTSASNSGLILGLGPLLTTLMAILFLGTRMTWFNMTGIVLGLSGVAFIVTHGSSGMSGVSIGDVYVFLAILAQAISFILIKKMAATLDPRLMTGYMLFFGSFGLYALSWVLEPEGMASMAQTDIGLWAVFLGSAVIATAVGHMTYNYAIGQVGAAEASIFINLNPFFALIGSSLLLGEAVTLVQMSGFVLILIGVLFGSGALEEWLRQHRLRKGDNRGYPQAAERKGYSSGS
- a CDS encoding YhgE/Pip domain-containing protein codes for the protein MKHIISIYANDLKRIGSNWAATVIILGLSILPSLYAWFNIEASWDPYSNTRGIKIAVVNLDHGDVIMDKPVNIGNEVIENLKTNTLIGWTFVGKDEAMRGVSHGDYYAAILIPEDFSARIGSVLSNEPIKAEILYFVNEKINAVAPKITSKGATGIIEEVSDNFVRTANRTIFKIFNELGVQLSNELPTIEKVKNLVFKLENSFPRFSDAVNTAMRDVTTADRIVNEALNNLPTVAQLAKDAQQFSSKLADLLQYSREGIETISPFIKQDLSTLQQAAESVNQVTAILQNVTADPSLASKGLGRLSEKLGAAVKIADSAADWFHRLSQAVTGGQLHGVTDRLRQLSDKLAQQAATVNEIKAAVDRGEDVGADLLDHLHRLSEDAGAIAGDMLNRYDSEIQPAMLQGVDKAAGDIAKVRQVLQDAIKNIPDIETLLKDASKVIAIGTEKIPAIQKNLPAVQAKITEFADKIRAFEEQGDIAEIIDLLKNNFEKESEFFAEPVILKENKLFPIPNYGSAMSPFFTTLSLWVGALLLVSLLTVEVHEEGKHYTNVQIYFGRYFTFLTIALLQSLFVTAGDIYLLKTYVLHPGWFIVFGLIISAVFMLAVYTLVSVFGNVGKALAIVLLVLQLAGSGGTFPIQTTPPFFQAIHPFLPFTYAISMMREAVGGILWDIVRRDIIVLAVVAGLFLLIGLVLKSPINKASAGLVRKAKESKLIH